In one window of Armatimonadota bacterium DNA:
- a CDS encoding FtsX-like permease family protein codes for MSVAVFPNMSRLNTKVIRELTRSRWQFIAVAATVMLGIAFFQGSLVSYSNLGRSYALTYRELAFGDVWVRMAAAPDRLARRVGRVPGVRVAMGRIVEEVRVSLRDRPVRQVLGRMISVPAEHQPEINRVRVVKGRYLSPQSRREALLEISFAKAHNYRVGEFIYPTIRGEEIRFRIVGLVQSAEYIYAIQSKQYLMPTPNTFGVMFVPERQAETLFDMAGAINEICVTTEPGQREAVARRIRTITDRYGGEKPDTRDEQPSNKLLMADLEGYRQMAIIFPLLFLTATVLTNYTLLARIVQAQRPQIGVLRASGFGQRAVLVHYLWIALAPALIGGVLGIGLGYIFAWSVTRMYVYFINIPYMFFEGRPDLAVAAMLIAAGAGLIGALSPARKAARLPPARAMSQEAMMTGFLPRGVRWLGRGLPPSLKLPVRNLVRRPRRAVYTILGIALGVAMVVLSLALLDSVEDAIATFFQEIERYDVSAGFAIEQPGRVVSQIEGWPGVWRVEPTLGVAVDLERGDVTHATILEGLPPGGQLRRLTDASGRRVVPEPGEVLLGAMLRNKFGVREGDWIRLSYVQNRREFGIVRMARVGPAITQPIGSTAYMRMDDVQRLFADRLGKPLGAASGVLIRGAPERLEWIKRRLDRIPAVAAVHDRGQTYDEIQELMRFNRVFMGILAFFGVGLAFAAVFTAVSINVLERVRELATLRTLGFGLRQIAWFTSVENLAVAAAGAAVGVPLGRWLDVYLITSAQTESMSLEPVIYLRTYLIAVFGILALALVSQIPSLLNVRGMDLAQATKHIAD; via the coding sequence ATGTCAGTCGCCGTCTTCCCGAATATGTCTCGCCTCAATACCAAGGTCATCAGAGAGCTGACTCGCTCGCGATGGCAATTCATCGCGGTCGCCGCGACGGTCATGCTCGGCATCGCGTTCTTCCAGGGATCGCTCGTTTCTTACAGCAACCTGGGCCGCTCGTACGCGCTCACCTATCGCGAGTTGGCGTTCGGCGACGTGTGGGTGCGCATGGCGGCCGCGCCGGACCGCCTGGCGCGCCGCGTTGGGCGAGTGCCCGGCGTGCGGGTCGCCATGGGCCGCATCGTCGAAGAGGTGAGGGTGTCCCTGCGCGACCGCCCGGTGCGCCAGGTGCTGGGGCGCATGATCTCGGTGCCGGCGGAACACCAGCCCGAGATCAACCGCGTGCGCGTGGTCAAAGGCCGCTATCTCTCGCCGCAGAGCCGCCGCGAGGCGCTGCTCGAAATCAGCTTCGCCAAGGCGCACAACTACCGCGTCGGCGAGTTCATCTACCCCACGATCCGCGGCGAGGAGATCCGCTTCCGCATCGTCGGGCTGGTGCAGAGCGCCGAGTACATCTACGCGATTCAGAGCAAGCAGTATCTGATGCCGACGCCCAACACCTTCGGCGTCATGTTCGTCCCGGAGCGGCAGGCGGAAACGCTGTTCGACATGGCGGGGGCGATCAACGAGATCTGCGTCACTACGGAGCCGGGGCAGCGGGAGGCGGTGGCGCGGCGCATCCGGACGATCACCGATCGCTACGGCGGCGAGAAGCCTGACACCCGCGACGAGCAGCCCAGCAACAAGTTGCTCATGGCCGACCTCGAGGGCTACCGCCAGATGGCGATCATCTTTCCGCTGCTCTTCCTCACCGCGACGGTGCTGACGAACTACACCCTGCTGGCGCGCATTGTGCAGGCGCAGCGGCCGCAGATCGGGGTGCTGCGAGCGAGCGGCTTCGGCCAGCGCGCCGTGCTCGTGCACTACCTGTGGATCGCCCTGGCGCCGGCCCTCATCGGCGGCGTTCTCGGCATAGGCCTGGGATATATCTTCGCCTGGTCCGTCACCCGGATGTACGTGTACTTCATCAACATCCCATACATGTTCTTTGAGGGCAGGCCGGACCTCGCGGTCGCTGCCATGCTCATCGCGGCCGGCGCGGGCCTCATCGGCGCGCTGTCGCCCGCGCGCAAGGCGGCCCGGCTGCCTCCGGCGCGGGCGATGTCTCAGGAGGCGATGATGACCGGGTTCCTGCCGCGCGGCGTGCGCTGGCTCGGCCGGGGCCTGCCGCCGAGCCTCAAGCTGCCCGTGCGCAACCTGGTGCGACGACCACGCCGCGCGGTCTATACCATCCTCGGCATCGCCCTTGGCGTCGCCATGGTCGTCCTCTCCCTCGCCCTGCTCGACAGCGTGGAAGACGCCATCGCGACCTTCTTCCAGGAAATCGAGCGCTACGACGTGTCCGCGGGATTTGCCATCGAACAGCCGGGGCGCGTCGTGTCTCAGATCGAAGGGTGGCCGGGCGTGTGGCGCGTCGAGCCGACGCTGGGGGTCGCGGTTGACCTCGAACGCGGCGATGTGACCCACGCGACGATCCTCGAGGGACTTCCCCCGGGCGGGCAGTTGCGGCGGCTCACCGATGCCTCCGGGCGGCGCGTCGTGCCCGAACCGGGCGAAGTGCTGCTGGGCGCGATGCTGCGCAATAAGTTCGGCGTGCGCGAAGGCGATTGGATCAGGCTGAGCTACGTGCAGAATCGCCGCGAGTTCGGGATCGTCCGCATGGCGCGCGTCGGGCCGGCGATTACGCAGCCCATCGGCTCGACGGCGTACATGCGCATGGACGACGTGCAGCGCCTCTTCGCCGACCGGCTCGGCAAGCCACTGGGCGCGGCGAGCGGTGTGCTCATCCGCGGCGCGCCGGAGCGTTTGGAATGGATCAAGCGGCGGCTCGATCGGATCCCGGCGGTCGCGGCGGTGCACGATCGCGGGCAGACCTACGACGAGATTCAGGAGCTGATGCGCTTCAACAGAGTGTTCATGGGCATCCTCGCCTTCTTCGGCGTCGGGCTTGCCTTCGCGGCGGTCTTCACGGCGGTCAGCATCAACGTCTTGGAGCGCGTGCGCGAGCTGGCGACGCTGCGCACGCTCGGTTTCGGCCTGCGCCAGATCGCCTGGTTCACGAGTGTGGAGAACCTCGCGGTGGCCGCCGCGGGCGCGGCGGTCGGGGTGCCCTTGGGCCGCTGGCTCGACGTGTACCTCATCACCTCGGCGCAGACCGAATCCATGTCACTGGAGCCGGTCATCTACCTGCGGACGTACTTGATTGCGGTATTCGGGATACTCGCGCTGGCGCTCGTGTCGCAGATCCCAAGCCTGCTCAACGTGCGCGGCATGGACCTCGCCCAAGCGACGAAGCACATCGCGGACTAG
- a CDS encoding efflux RND transporter periplasmic adaptor subunit: MKRRLRLVIGVVVAMVLVAVILWRALAPPTVTVVAARRADLVDTLAATGVVEAMQAAVAPKIVGRIETLLADEGATVTRGQLLARLDANEQRAMLREREAALRMAEAEVAGAHAALAQERAASRARIQRAQAAELAARARLQDLRAGSRTQEIESARQAVAAAEAEAKLAAADYERMRDLFAKGAVSRANLDAAQARLAGAQAALRAARQELALLQEGARPEQIAAAEAELSAAQATEREARAAAGQVTVLERSLTAAEARVEQARAAVAVASSPLAETDVLAPISGRVGRRYLDVGDLASPQTPLFLITDTDNLWIAAEVDEEDLSLVHVGQKVEVAAEALARPLPGAVVEVAPLAIPRGLEQVRAKIVRSKVVLDEPTELLRPGMEVDVSADTTLARDVLLAPTDALIEEAETTYVMVVRSSVVRRQKVAVGYTTFRDAEITSGLREGDQVVVAGGEGLRDGQRVTAREE, translated from the coding sequence ATGAAAAGAAGACTTCGCTTGGTCATCGGGGTCGTCGTGGCAATGGTGCTCGTCGCCGTCATCCTATGGCGAGCCCTTGCGCCGCCGACCGTTACCGTGGTCGCGGCTCGCCGCGCCGATCTGGTTGACACGCTGGCGGCCACGGGAGTAGTGGAGGCGATGCAGGCGGCCGTCGCGCCGAAGATCGTCGGCAGGATCGAGACGCTGCTCGCGGACGAAGGGGCTACCGTGACACGCGGGCAGCTCCTGGCCCGCCTCGACGCGAACGAGCAGCGCGCGATGCTGCGCGAGCGCGAGGCGGCGCTGCGCATGGCAGAGGCCGAAGTCGCCGGCGCACATGCGGCGCTCGCCCAGGAGCGCGCGGCAAGCCGCGCCCGCATCCAGCGCGCCCAGGCCGCGGAGCTGGCGGCCCGCGCGCGCCTGCAGGATCTGCGCGCCGGATCTCGCACGCAGGAAATCGAGAGCGCGCGCCAGGCGGTCGCCGCCGCCGAGGCGGAGGCGAAACTCGCAGCTGCGGACTACGAGCGCATGAGAGATCTCTTCGCCAAAGGCGCGGTCTCCCGCGCAAACCTCGATGCGGCGCAGGCGCGGCTGGCAGGTGCGCAAGCCGCGCTGCGCGCGGCGCGCCAAGAGTTGGCGCTGCTCCAGGAAGGCGCGCGCCCCGAGCAGATCGCCGCCGCCGAGGCCGAACTGAGCGCCGCTCAAGCGACGGAGCGAGAGGCGCGCGCGGCCGCGGGGCAGGTCACCGTGCTCGAACGGAGTCTCACCGCAGCCGAGGCCCGCGTCGAGCAGGCCCGCGCGGCGGTCGCTGTCGCGTCGAGCCCCCTCGCCGAGACCGATGTGCTCGCGCCGATCTCAGGCCGCGTCGGGCGACGCTATCTCGATGTCGGCGATCTCGCCAGCCCGCAGACGCCGCTGTTCCTCATCACGGACACAGACAACCTCTGGATTGCCGCGGAGGTGGACGAGGAGGATCTGTCGCTGGTGCACGTGGGCCAGAAGGTGGAGGTCGCCGCCGAAGCGTTGGCCAGGCCGCTCCCCGGCGCCGTGGTGGAGGTCGCTCCCCTGGCCATCCCGCGCGGCCTCGAGCAAGTGCGCGCCAAGATCGTCCGCAGTAAGGTCGTGCTCGACGAGCCGACGGAGCTTCTTCGCCCCGGCATGGAGGTTGACGTCTCCGCCGACACCACCCTCGCCCGCGACGTGCTGCTCGCGCCGACCGATGCCCTCATCGAGGAGGCCGAGACGACCTATGTCATGGTCGTGCGGAGCAGCGTGGTTCGCCGTCAGAAGGTCGCGGTCGGGTACACGACGTTTCGAGATGCGGAGATCACCTCCGGGCTGCGCGAAGGCGATCAGGTCGTCGTCGCGGGCGGAGAGGGGCTCCGCGACGGCCAGCGTGTAACCGCGCGCGAAGAGTAG
- a CDS encoding zinc-dependent alcohol dehydrogenase family protein: protein MKAMILDQPGDIATTPLALRDIPTPEPRAKEILVRVEVCGVCRTDLHVVEGELPPHKQPIIPGHEIVGRVEALGHGATRFKPGDRVGAAWLHQTDGTCAYCRRGDENLCDEPRFTGYDEDGGYAEYTLAHEDFAYALPEELPAATLAPLLCAGIIGYRALRRSEVKPGQRLGLYGFGASAHIVIQIALHWGCEVYVVSREERHRALAREMGATWVGASGAVPPHKLHSAICFAPAGELVPPILDALDKGGTLAVAGIYMTQIPPLDYDRHLFRERNLRSVTANTREDGEALMRLAAEIPLRTHTQPFPLEQANEALRRLKRDEISGAAVLEITRAGRP from the coding sequence ATGAAGGCGATGATTCTGGATCAGCCCGGCGATATCGCGACCACGCCGCTGGCGCTGCGCGACATCCCGACGCCGGAGCCGCGCGCGAAGGAGATCCTCGTTCGCGTGGAAGTCTGCGGGGTCTGCCGCACCGACCTGCATGTCGTCGAAGGCGAGCTGCCGCCGCACAAACAGCCCATCATTCCAGGCCACGAAATCGTGGGGCGCGTGGAGGCGCTCGGGCATGGGGCGACGCGCTTCAAGCCTGGCGACCGCGTCGGCGCGGCGTGGCTGCATCAGACCGACGGCACGTGCGCGTACTGCCGGCGCGGCGACGAGAACCTCTGTGATGAGCCTCGGTTTACGGGCTATGACGAAGATGGCGGGTACGCCGAGTACACTCTAGCGCACGAGGATTTCGCGTATGCGCTGCCCGAGGAACTCCCGGCGGCGACCCTCGCGCCGCTGCTGTGCGCGGGGATTATCGGGTATCGCGCCCTGCGCCGCAGCGAGGTGAAGCCGGGCCAGCGGCTCGGCCTCTACGGCTTCGGCGCCTCCGCGCACATCGTCATCCAGATCGCGCTGCACTGGGGCTGCGAGGTGTACGTCGTCAGCCGCGAGGAGCGCCACCGCGCGCTGGCGCGAGAGATGGGCGCGACGTGGGTCGGCGCGTCCGGCGCGGTCCCGCCGCACAAGCTGCACAGCGCGATATGCTTCGCGCCCGCCGGAGAACTCGTGCCGCCGATCCTCGACGCGCTCGACAAAGGCGGCACGCTCGCCGTCGCCGGGATATACATGACTCAGATTCCCCCGCTCGATTACGACCGGCACCTGTTCCGCGAGCGCAACCTGCGCAGCGTGACTGCCAATACGCGCGAGGACGGCGAGGCGCTGATGCGGCTCGCGGCGGAGATACCCTTGCGCACGCATACCCAGCCGTTTCCCCTGGAGCAGGCCAACGAAGCGCTGCGCCGCCTCAAACGCGACGAGATCAGCGGCGCGGCGGTGCTGGAGATCACGCGGGCGGGGAGGCCGTAA
- a CDS encoding RDD family protein — protein sequence MPPQPAPPLGAPQTFVVPAEKVGFWTRFLASFIDGIIGAVGSVVIGAVLAVLGAPRTAGAISILAGIAYSVLLIGAYGQTVGMMALSIRVIRTDGTKVDYLIAFIRWIGSLLSAFVLCLGYLWIAFDPDKQAWHDKIAGTYVVRAQAQQTTAS from the coding sequence ATGCCGCCGCAGCCCGCGCCGCCCCTAGGCGCGCCGCAGACCTTCGTCGTGCCCGCCGAGAAAGTCGGCTTCTGGACCCGCTTCCTCGCCTCCTTCATTGATGGGATCATCGGTGCGGTCGGCAGCGTCGTAATCGGCGCTGTGCTCGCCGTCCTCGGCGCGCCGCGGACCGCCGGCGCCATCAGCATACTGGCGGGAATAGCGTACTCCGTGCTGCTCATCGGCGCCTACGGCCAGACGGTGGGCATGATGGCCCTCAGCATCAGGGTCATCAGGACCGACGGCACGAAGGTGGATTACCTCATCGCCTTCATCCGGTGGATAGGCTCTCTGCTGTCGGCGTTCGTCCTGTGCCTGGGATACCTGTGGATCGCGTTCGACCCCGACAAGCAGGCGTGGCACGATAAGATCGCGGGGACCTATGTAGTCCGGGCTCAGGCGCAGCAGACCACAGCAAGCTGA
- a CDS encoding DUF4838 domain-containing protein, protein IRSLRPNIRTFAGNGVIGIFEQGCYNTTGGSFAELKAYLMARFLWNQDYDYETALTEYLEGVYGPAAPAVRRYVDLLTGNAAEKNLHAHIFDRTDMPYLEPEIIDQADEILDEAERLAAGNEQALHQVRLVRRQTMYVRLNRAGKSEWSFVGDTYAPGPSPVPPGMLDEFVELSKSIGVTGIAERGGWDSFVASHRTGAAPLPVVTIGNDALALRFVPALGGRLVSMVDNETGLELMAPPDLRVDAYPASGGYYDGIGTSTMEPGEQGAYEAERSVTASGEQVTLTRDLGNGLRLERTILVAPGDERSVMVTSRLVNAGSAPQRAVLQVHPEVRVGEFEDCRLVATLADGARIDDPFTDHPEGRWWSHDLSGDKLPDGAWRLVNDKLGVELGIRFNADEVARVLAEPCGDCREVELTLFSAERELAPGEAISIKHRWYVRDR, encoded by the coding sequence CATTCGCTCGCTGCGCCCGAATATCCGCACCTTCGCCGGGAACGGCGTCATCGGCATCTTCGAGCAGGGCTGCTACAACACCACCGGCGGGTCGTTCGCCGAGTTGAAGGCGTACCTCATGGCGCGCTTCCTGTGGAACCAGGACTACGATTACGAGACCGCGCTGACGGAGTATCTCGAGGGCGTCTATGGACCGGCTGCGCCCGCCGTCCGCCGCTACGTGGATCTGTTGACCGGCAATGCGGCCGAGAAGAACCTGCACGCGCACATCTTCGACCGCACCGACATGCCCTATCTCGAGCCGGAAATCATAGACCAAGCCGACGAGATCCTCGATGAGGCGGAACGCCTGGCGGCGGGCAACGAGCAGGCGCTGCACCAGGTGCGTCTGGTGCGCCGGCAGACAATGTACGTACGGCTCAACCGCGCGGGCAAGTCGGAGTGGTCGTTCGTTGGTGACACGTATGCGCCCGGACCGTCCCCCGTGCCACCGGGGATGCTGGATGAGTTCGTCGAGCTGAGCAAGAGCATCGGTGTTACGGGTATTGCTGAACGCGGGGGCTGGGACTCATTCGTCGCGTCACATCGCACCGGCGCCGCGCCGCTGCCGGTGGTGACCATCGGCAACGACGCGCTGGCCCTGCGCTTCGTGCCCGCCCTCGGCGGGCGGCTGGTGAGCATGGTGGATAACGAGACCGGCCTAGAACTCATGGCCCCGCCCGACCTGCGCGTGGATGCGTACCCCGCTTCCGGCGGATACTACGACGGCATCGGCACGAGCACGATGGAGCCGGGCGAGCAGGGCGCCTACGAAGCCGAGAGAAGCGTGACCGCGTCAGGCGAGCAGGTGACGCTGACGCGCGACCTCGGCAACGGCCTGCGGCTGGAGCGCACCATACTGGTGGCGCCGGGCGACGAGCGCAGCGTCATGGTGACCAGCCGCCTCGTCAACGCGGGGTCCGCCCCGCAGCGGGCCGTGCTTCAGGTGCACCCAGAAGTCCGCGTCGGCGAGTTCGAGGACTGCCGTCTGGTCGCGACGCTGGCGGACGGCGCGCGGATTGACGATCCCTTCACCGATCACCCCGAGGGCCGGTGGTGGTCTCACGACCTGTCCGGCGATAAGCTCCCCGACGGCGCGTGGCGACTGGTCAACGACAAGCTCGGCGTGGAGCTGGGGATCCGGTTCAACGCGGACGAGGTCGCGCGCGTACTGGCGGAGCCGTGCGGCGACTGCCGCGAGGTGGAACTGACGCTGTTCAGCGCAGAGCGCGAGCTTGCCCCGGGGGAGGCGATCAGCATTAAGCACAGGTGGTACGTGCGGGACAGGTAA
- a CDS encoding tautomerase family protein, translating into MPLIIFEGPDMDADKKRELVRSFSDATERVTGISREHVTVVIHPNDRDNVGVGGELLSDRMARESG; encoded by the coding sequence ATGCCTCTCATCATCTTCGAAGGGCCTGACATGGATGCGGACAAGAAGCGTGAGTTGGTGCGTTCGTTTTCAGACGCCACCGAGCGCGTGACCGGGATAAGTAGGGAGCATGTCACGGTCGTGATTCATCCGAACGACCGGGATAACGTCGGTGTCGGGGGAGAACTCCTTTCCGACCGGATGGCGCGGGAATCGGGATAG